A window of Actinomycetota bacterium contains these coding sequences:
- a CDS encoding bifunctional 3,4-dihydroxy-2-butanone-4-phosphate synthase/GTP cyclohydrolase II yields the protein MFNTIEEAIEDLRAGKIIIVVDDADRENEGDFIMAAECVTPEAVNFMATHGRGLICMPIIGERLDQLGIPPMVPELAATHETAFSVSVDVADGGTGISAHDRAATVRLILDANARPESFRKPGHVFPLRAQAGGTLRRAGHTEASIDLAQLAGLYPAGVICEIMNADGTMARLPELETVAESHGLKLISIADLIAYRRKHETLVRREVDAVASLPTRWGEFEAIGFESFDGRHHLALVCGDIGDGEGVLTRMHSECLTGDVFHSLRCDCGTQVEDALAQIAEEGRGALVYIRGHEGRGIGLLHKLKAYRLQEAGHDTVDANLQLGFPPDPRDYGVGAQILVDLGIRSMRLLTNNPTKRAGLEGYGLHITERVSLQTRATEHNLLYLRAKRDRLGHDLDLDEFAAMGEPVVGTDDSV from the coding sequence ATGTTCAATACCATCGAAGAAGCAATCGAAGACCTGCGTGCAGGGAAGATCATCATCGTTGTGGACGACGCCGACCGCGAGAACGAAGGTGACTTCATCATGGCGGCCGAGTGCGTCACGCCTGAGGCCGTTAACTTCATGGCCACGCACGGCCGCGGGTTGATCTGCATGCCGATCATTGGGGAGCGTCTCGATCAACTCGGGATTCCTCCGATGGTCCCCGAACTCGCCGCGACGCACGAGACGGCATTCAGCGTCTCGGTGGATGTGGCCGACGGCGGTACTGGGATCTCGGCGCATGACCGAGCGGCGACCGTGCGACTAATTCTGGACGCGAACGCGCGACCGGAGAGCTTCCGCAAGCCCGGACATGTCTTCCCTCTTCGCGCGCAAGCCGGCGGAACTCTTCGGCGAGCCGGGCACACGGAAGCCTCGATCGATCTCGCCCAGTTGGCCGGCCTGTATCCCGCCGGGGTCATCTGCGAGATCATGAACGCCGACGGGACGATGGCGCGCCTGCCGGAGCTTGAGACCGTCGCCGAGAGCCACGGGCTGAAGCTTATTTCGATCGCCGACTTGATCGCCTACAGGCGCAAGCACGAAACGCTGGTCCGTCGCGAGGTCGACGCGGTCGCGTCGCTGCCGACGCGGTGGGGTGAATTCGAGGCGATCGGCTTTGAGTCCTTCGACGGACGCCACCACCTGGCTTTGGTTTGTGGTGACATCGGTGATGGTGAGGGGGTCTTGACGCGCATGCACTCGGAGTGCCTGACGGGTGACGTCTTCCACTCCTTGCGCTGCGATTGCGGAACGCAGGTGGAGGATGCGCTGGCGCAGATCGCCGAGGAGGGACGTGGGGCGCTGGTGTATATCCGCGGCCACGAGGGGCGCGGGATCGGCCTGCTGCACAAGCTCAAGGCGTACCGCCTGCAGGAGGCAGGACACGATACGGTGGATGCGAACCTTCAGTTGGGCTTTCCGCCGGACCCCCGTGACTACGGGGTGGGAGCGCAGATCCTGGTCGATCTCGGGATCCGCTCGATGCGTCTGCTGACGAACAACCCGACGAAGCGCGCCGGATTGGAGGGCTACGGGCTCCACATCACTGAGCGAGTTTCACTGCAGACCCGGGCGACCGAGCACAACCTGCTGTACCTGCGCGCAAAACGTGACCGGCTGGGTCACGACTTGGATCTGGATGAATTCGCTGCGATGGGAGAGCCCGTTGTCGGGACCGATGACTCAGTCTGA
- a CDS encoding response regulator: MADLILVADDDPDILRFVEMNLRLEGFDVATVADGKQALDKVRTLKPALLILDVMMPEVDGFEVCQRLRRDSRTSHVSVIMLTARAMSADKILGLTAGADDYISKPFDPLELVARVKTTLRRTREMRAVSPLTGLPGNVQIDAEMRQRLAAGETFGVLWLDLDNFKSFNDCYGFTRGDRAINYLAATLREVAEDHPSAFVGHIGGDDFVVICDALAAAGISESLVERFDGGVASLYDAEDAERGHIVLSDRLGRQVEFPLLTVSIGGATNEHGLVDDYRELVEVATEMKAYVKKQTGSVWIIDRRGRGDSQSSGPRL; this comes from the coding sequence ATGGCGGATCTGATCCTGGTCGCGGACGACGATCCGGACATCCTCCGTTTCGTTGAGATGAACTTGCGGCTGGAGGGGTTCGACGTTGCCACGGTCGCCGACGGAAAGCAGGCGCTGGACAAGGTTCGCACGCTCAAGCCGGCTCTGTTGATCCTCGACGTCATGATGCCCGAGGTGGACGGATTCGAGGTTTGCCAGCGGTTGCGTCGCGACAGCCGCACGAGCCACGTGAGCGTGATCATGTTGACCGCTCGCGCCATGTCCGCCGACAAGATCCTCGGGCTGACGGCGGGCGCCGACGATTACATCTCCAAACCCTTTGACCCTCTGGAACTTGTTGCGCGGGTCAAGACGACGTTGAGGAGAACTCGCGAAATGCGGGCTGTTTCGCCGCTGACGGGACTGCCCGGGAATGTCCAGATCGACGCAGAGATGCGTCAGCGGCTGGCTGCGGGGGAGACCTTCGGAGTGCTTTGGCTCGACCTTGACAACTTCAAGAGCTTCAACGACTGCTACGGGTTCACGCGCGGGGATCGGGCGATTAACTACCTCGCTGCGACGCTGCGGGAGGTGGCGGAGGATCACCCGTCGGCGTTTGTCGGCCACATAGGGGGCGACGATTTCGTTGTGATCTGCGATGCGCTTGCCGCTGCGGGAATCTCCGAGTCCCTCGTGGAGCGCTTCGATGGGGGGGTGGCCTCGCTCTACGACGCCGAGGATGCCGAACGCGGGCACATCGTTCTTTCCGACCGCCTTGGTCGCCAAGTGGAGTTCCCTTTGCTGACCGTCTCGATCGGGGGGGCTACCAACGAGCACGGTTTGGTGGATGACTATCGCGAACTGGTTGAAGTTGCTACGGAGATGAAGGCTTACGTCAAGAAGCAGACTGGGAGCGTTTGGATCATCGATCGGCGAGGGCGCGGCGATTCGCAATCCTCCGGCCCCCGGCTCTAG
- the ribD gene encoding bifunctional diaminohydroxyphosphoribosylaminopyrimidine deaminase/5-amino-6-(5-phosphoribosylamino)uracil reductase RibD, whose protein sequence is MNAPRHTAPMRRALRLAERGRGITSPNPPVGAVVVRGGRVIAEGWHRGPGSAHAEIEALDAAGESASGATLYVTLAPCTREGRTPACLPRVLESGVSHVVVGTVDPNPDEGDGSVSALRAAGVDVTVGVLEDDARALVGGFSKWITTGHPLVTLKIAMSLDGRVAAADGSSRWVTGPGARRDAHRMRSWSGAVVVGVGTVVADNPQLTCRLRGHAGSQPLRVVLDSTARTPLDAAVLDGTAPTLIAVSPKATDEAVAALRARGADVLSFPLCDGRVDPAAVLGELGRRQVTDVLVEGGPSVSGDFAGRGLLDRYVFYLAPKMLGHLGLNAVAGLVVTNISEARELTITGVHRVGADIKVEARPRV, encoded by the coding sequence GTGAACGCGCCGCGTCACACCGCTCCCATGCGCAGGGCCTTGCGGCTCGCCGAGAGGGGTCGGGGGATAACCAGCCCCAACCCGCCGGTGGGCGCTGTTGTCGTGCGCGGCGGTCGGGTGATTGCGGAGGGGTGGCACCGAGGTCCGGGTTCGGCGCACGCGGAGATTGAGGCGCTGGATGCAGCAGGAGAGAGCGCGAGCGGTGCGACTCTGTATGTCACCCTGGCGCCGTGTACTCGAGAGGGGCGAACTCCGGCGTGCTTGCCGAGAGTTCTCGAGTCAGGGGTCTCCCATGTCGTTGTCGGGACGGTCGATCCGAACCCCGACGAGGGCGATGGCAGTGTCTCCGCGCTACGTGCGGCCGGCGTGGACGTGACGGTTGGGGTTCTCGAGGATGACGCCCGCGCGCTGGTCGGCGGGTTCTCGAAGTGGATCACCACCGGGCATCCGCTGGTGACGCTGAAGATCGCGATGAGTCTGGATGGGCGTGTTGCAGCAGCCGATGGGTCCTCTCGGTGGGTGACCGGTCCCGGCGCGCGCCGGGACGCGCACCGTATGCGGAGTTGGTCGGGAGCGGTGGTGGTCGGGGTGGGGACCGTCGTTGCAGATAATCCCCAGTTGACCTGTCGCCTGCGGGGGCATGCGGGCTCGCAGCCACTGCGCGTCGTGCTCGATTCAACCGCTCGGACGCCCCTGGATGCGGCGGTGCTGGACGGAACCGCTCCCACACTGATCGCCGTCAGTCCGAAGGCGACCGACGAGGCGGTGGCTGCACTGCGCGCGCGTGGAGCGGATGTGCTGTCGTTCCCGCTGTGCGACGGCAGGGTGGATCCGGCCGCCGTTCTTGGGGAGTTGGGCCGCCGTCAGGTCACCGACGTCCTCGTCGAAGGCGGACCCTCGGTTTCGGGGGATTTTGCAGGGCGAGGGTTGCTGGATCGCTATGTCTTCTACCTTGCTCCGAAGATGCTTGGGCATCTGGGGCTGAACGCCGTCGCGGGCCTTGTTGTGACGAACATCTCTGAGGCGCGTGAACTCACCATCACCGGCGTGCATCGCGTCGGTGCCGATATCAAAGTGGAAGCGAGGCCGAGAGTCTGA
- the hisG gene encoding ATP phosphoribosyltransferase, whose translation MLKLVVPKGSLEAQTLALLDQADLAVRRGSDRDYHGWIEDPRIERVSILRPQEIPRYVQEGFFDLGITGQDWVSETEADVDVLTKLSYSGRAGGVAKIVLAVPNDSGVDSADEMPPNSRISTEYPTITLRAFEKRGIPVRIFQSYGATEAKVPQIVDAVVEVTETGSTLRRNGLKIIETLLESQTVLIANREAVADAGKRQAMRDIEMLLQGAMSARGRVLVKLNVGEAALQDVLDILPAMKAPTISKLATTDSYAVETVVDKSRINILIPQLKERGASDILEIPLSKIVH comes from the coding sequence ATGCTGAAGCTTGTCGTTCCCAAAGGTTCGCTCGAAGCGCAAACTCTCGCGCTGCTTGATCAAGCCGATCTTGCGGTTCGCCGAGGGTCGGATCGCGACTATCACGGCTGGATTGAGGACCCTCGCATCGAGCGCGTGTCGATTCTGCGCCCACAGGAGATCCCGAGGTACGTCCAGGAGGGGTTCTTCGATCTGGGCATCACCGGGCAGGACTGGGTGAGTGAGACGGAGGCGGACGTCGATGTGCTCACCAAACTCAGCTACTCGGGGCGCGCCGGAGGTGTCGCCAAGATCGTGCTCGCGGTGCCGAACGACTCGGGAGTCGACAGTGCCGACGAGATGCCGCCGAACTCGCGGATCTCGACCGAGTACCCGACCATTACCCTGCGTGCGTTCGAAAAGCGCGGGATTCCGGTTCGGATCTTCCAGTCGTACGGCGCGACCGAGGCCAAGGTTCCGCAGATCGTAGATGCGGTGGTTGAGGTGACCGAGACCGGATCAACTCTTCGACGCAACGGATTGAAGATCATTGAGACGCTCCTGGAGTCGCAAACGGTGCTGATCGCCAATCGCGAGGCAGTTGCGGACGCCGGCAAGCGACAGGCGATGAGGGACATCGAGATGCTTCTGCAGGGTGCGATGTCGGCCCGCGGACGTGTGTTGGTGAAGCTCAACGTGGGCGAGGCGGCTTTGCAGGACGTTTTAGACATCCTGCCGGCCATGAAGGCTCCTACGATCTCGAAGCTGGCGACTACGGATTCGTATGCAGTCGAGACGGTCGTGGACAAGTCGCGGATCAACATCTTGATCCCGCAGCTGAAGGAGCGCGGGGCCTCGGACATACTCGAGATCCCGCTCTCCAAGATCGTCCACTAG
- a CDS encoding TrmH family RNA methyltransferase — protein sequence MISSAGNPVIVRVRRLRKREWRERASRVLVEGARALEGAIRAGVTIDEVFYTSVASAGQTELLGRARGTGARLHEVTPGVMSHLTSVATAPGLLAVAEMRSVPLAALGPERSPGVLLGDVRDPATVGSILASAAATGARCALIAAGTADVFQPSAVRAGQGAHFHLAIVRGVAPGAGSDHMRANNIRVIELVEDGPAPWDVDLRGPILLAVGGRAGEGVSDMNPDARVAVPARAVTPSLSARAAVVLYEWVRQREA from the coding sequence GTGATCTCAAGCGCGGGCAACCCGGTCATCGTGAGGGTTCGCCGTCTGCGCAAGCGTGAATGGCGGGAGCGCGCCTCGAGGGTGCTCGTCGAGGGCGCGCGTGCCCTCGAGGGCGCGATCCGGGCAGGCGTGACGATCGATGAGGTTTTCTATACCTCGGTCGCCTCTGCGGGGCAGACTGAGTTGCTGGGTCGAGCCCGCGGTACCGGTGCCCGACTGCACGAGGTGACGCCCGGTGTGATGTCGCACCTGACGTCGGTCGCGACGGCCCCAGGACTCCTTGCCGTCGCGGAAATGCGATCGGTGCCTCTCGCGGCCCTGGGTCCGGAGCGATCTCCCGGCGTGCTGTTGGGCGACGTTCGTGACCCGGCGACCGTCGGTTCGATCCTGGCCAGCGCGGCGGCAACGGGGGCCCGGTGTGCACTGATTGCTGCGGGGACGGCCGACGTGTTTCAGCCGAGCGCTGTGCGCGCCGGCCAGGGCGCCCACTTCCACCTTGCGATTGTCCGAGGCGTAGCTCCGGGGGCGGGATCCGACCACATGCGCGCAAACAACATCCGCGTGATCGAGCTGGTCGAGGACGGACCCGCTCCGTGGGATGTTGACCTGCGTGGACCCATCCTTCTTGCGGTCGGGGGAAGGGCGGGCGAAGGAGTTTCGGATATGAATCCGGACGCGCGCGTTGCGGTTCCAGCGCGCGCGGTGACCCCTTCGTTGTCGGCGCGCGCGGCGGTTGTGCTGTACGAATGGGTTCGACAGCGAGAGGCGTGA
- the rplT gene encoding 50S ribosomal protein L20, producing MPRVKRSVTGRKKRRAVLERAAGARGSRGRLYRPAREQVLHSMRYAYNDRRKRKGDFRTLWITRINAAVREHGMSYSRFINGLKFAEVDVDRRVLSDLAVRDPAAFGAFVEVARAGLERERPQEA from the coding sequence ATGCCACGCGTGAAGAGGAGTGTCACAGGTCGCAAGAAGCGCCGGGCGGTTCTGGAGCGGGCTGCCGGCGCGCGCGGGTCGCGCGGGAGGCTGTATCGCCCTGCTCGCGAACAAGTTCTGCACTCGATGCGTTACGCCTACAACGACCGGCGCAAGCGCAAGGGCGACTTCCGGACGCTGTGGATCACCCGGATCAATGCCGCGGTTCGGGAGCACGGTATGTCCTACAGCAGGTTCATCAACGGGCTCAAGTTCGCCGAGGTTGATGTCGATCGCCGGGTGCTTTCGGACCTGGCTGTGCGCGATCCGGCCGCGTTTGGCGCCTTCGTCGAAGTGGCGCGCGCGGGCCTGGAGCGGGAGCGCCCGCAAGAAGCGTGA
- the rpe gene encoding ribulose-phosphate 3-epimerase — MTTPRYRLAPSILSADFARLGEEVARVEPYSDLLHVDVMDGHFVPPITLGPVVVASLKAVTKLPLECHLMVSDPLGQLAQFAEAGADSVLAHIEVVPDPTALIERARSLGLGVGLAVNPETPLDAVMPYLDGIDVLNCMTVHPGWAGQKFIADVLPKIAAARREIDRRGLQVAVSVDGGLGLETGRRVLEAGATVLGAASAIFGAPDAAQAARELKEMLVSWESSAGH; from the coding sequence ATGACGACGCCGCGGTACCGACTCGCTCCATCGATCCTTTCCGCCGACTTCGCACGCCTGGGCGAGGAAGTGGCTCGCGTTGAGCCGTACTCCGACTTGTTGCACGTGGACGTAATGGACGGGCACTTCGTTCCCCCGATTACGCTTGGTCCGGTCGTGGTGGCTTCGCTCAAAGCCGTGACGAAACTGCCGCTGGAATGCCACCTGATGGTGAGCGATCCATTAGGGCAACTCGCGCAGTTCGCCGAGGCAGGCGCGGACTCGGTCCTCGCGCACATCGAAGTTGTCCCCGACCCTACTGCCCTGATCGAGAGAGCGCGTTCGCTGGGGCTGGGGGTCGGCTTGGCGGTGAACCCGGAGACACCGCTGGATGCGGTCATGCCCTACCTCGACGGAATCGACGTACTGAACTGCATGACGGTGCATCCGGGTTGGGCCGGACAGAAGTTCATCGCGGATGTCTTGCCGAAGATCGCGGCGGCGCGCCGTGAGATCGACCGGCGAGGGTTACAGGTTGCGGTCTCTGTTGACGGGGGGCTCGGGCTTGAGACCGGGCGTCGGGTGCTGGAAGCGGGCGCGACGGTGCTGGGGGCCGCGTCGGCTATCTTCGGCGCTCCAGACGCGGCGCAGGCCGCGCGCGAGTTGAAGGAGATGTTGGTTTCCTGGGAGTCGTCGGCGGGGCATTGA
- the ribH gene encoding 6,7-dimethyl-8-ribityllumazine synthase has product MTQSEQRLDASGLRVAIVAARFHTEITQRLVLGARECLAELGATDVTLDWVPGAFELPLASRLRIEAGADAIVALGCVVRGETPHFEFVAREAARGIMIASLETGVPVAFGVLTTEDMPQAEARAGGDQGNKGRDAAATAVEMALLARNVVAAGDGHGLVC; this is encoded by the coding sequence ATGACTCAGTCTGAGCAGAGGCTCGACGCTTCCGGACTGCGTGTGGCGATCGTGGCCGCTCGTTTCCATACGGAGATCACCCAGCGGTTGGTGCTCGGGGCGCGCGAGTGTCTTGCGGAGCTTGGGGCGACGGACGTCACGCTCGATTGGGTTCCCGGGGCCTTCGAACTCCCACTTGCAAGCCGGTTGCGGATCGAGGCCGGCGCCGACGCGATCGTCGCGCTGGGTTGCGTTGTGCGCGGCGAGACACCTCACTTTGAGTTCGTTGCCAGAGAGGCCGCGCGGGGCATCATGATTGCGTCGCTGGAGACCGGAGTGCCGGTGGCGTTTGGCGTGTTGACCACCGAAGACATGCCGCAGGCGGAGGCTCGCGCCGGCGGTGATCAGGGGAACAAGGGCCGAGATGCGGCGGCGACCGCAGTCGAGATGGCCTTGCTGGCCCGGAACGTCGTGGCGGCCGGCGACGGTCACGGTCTGGTCTGCTAG
- the rpmI gene encoding 50S ribosomal protein L35, with the protein MPKMKTHRAAAKRLRVTGSGKIVRKRSNFRHILEKKSSKRKRRLGRIALVNKADVRRARTLLGG; encoded by the coding sequence ATGCCGAAGATGAAGACGCACCGCGCGGCGGCCAAGCGGCTCCGCGTTACCGGCAGTGGCAAGATCGTCCGCAAGAGGTCGAACTTCCGCCACATCCTCGAGAAGAAGTCGTCGAAGAGGAAGCGCCGTCTCGGGCGTATCGCGCTGGTCAACAAAGCCGATGTCCGACGTGCGCGTACGCTGCTGGGAGGCTGA
- a CDS encoding riboflavin synthase: MFTGLVEVMGSVVRVTRRGGGARLEVRAQVARELGIGDSISVNGACVTVTERNDELFACDLVPETVARTNLGILQVGEEVNLERPVRAVDRLGGHIVQGHVDAVGIIRSRRRVGAQEMLEITIPFELTRYIAPQGSVCLDGVSLTIVSVDRDRFRVAIIPHTVSVTTLGLKGQGASVNVEVDILAKYVERQMAARAARPVFAMVEDVPRREEPQLKRAENKGAARKKAPTAKKPVAAKVAPSKARTTMTAGAPTKKRAATAPAKRGR; this comes from the coding sequence ATGTTCACCGGGCTTGTCGAGGTCATGGGATCCGTTGTGCGTGTGACTCGCCGTGGCGGGGGCGCTCGGCTGGAGGTGCGCGCGCAGGTGGCGCGCGAGTTGGGGATCGGGGACTCGATCTCGGTCAACGGCGCGTGTGTCACCGTGACCGAACGCAATGATGAATTGTTCGCATGCGACTTGGTTCCCGAGACCGTCGCTCGTACGAACCTCGGCATCTTGCAGGTGGGGGAGGAGGTCAACCTCGAACGTCCCGTGCGCGCGGTGGATCGCCTGGGCGGTCACATCGTGCAAGGCCATGTGGACGCAGTGGGGATCATCCGGTCTCGCCGGCGCGTGGGTGCGCAGGAGATGCTCGAGATCACGATCCCTTTCGAGTTGACCCGCTACATCGCCCCGCAGGGCTCGGTTTGTCTGGACGGAGTGAGCCTGACCATCGTGTCGGTGGATCGGGATCGTTTCCGGGTTGCCATCATCCCGCACACGGTTTCGGTCACGACGCTGGGGCTGAAAGGACAAGGCGCGTCGGTCAACGTCGAGGTTGACATCCTCGCGAAGTACGTCGAGCGGCAGATGGCCGCGCGGGCCGCGCGGCCGGTGTTTGCCATGGTCGAGGACGTCCCGCGGCGCGAGGAACCTCAGCTGAAGCGCGCGGAGAATAAGGGAGCGGCGAGGAAGAAGGCACCCACGGCGAAGAAGCCTGTTGCCGCGAAGGTTGCACCGTCGAAGGCTCGAACGACGATGACTGCAGGCGCGCCGACGAAGAAGCGCGCGGCGACTGCTCCGGCTAAGCGCGGGCGCTAG
- the fmt gene encoding methionyl-tRNA formyltransferase, translated as MRIVFFGTPDVAAQSLYALLASSHEVVGVVTQPDRPRGRGRSVQPSPVKELATQSGLPVLQPGRPAEPGFADILAALAPDALAVVAYGHILPPGILRIAPAVNVHFSLLPHYRGAAPVQRALMDGATETGVSVFLLEPTVDTGPVLLREEISIEPEATAGDVLALLAPIGAALLVRALDALESGTAAPVEQSDMQATPARKISTKDAKIEWAASAEGIVNLVRGLNPRPGAFTTFRGRRLGIWRARACATPIGLAAGVIAAGSDLIVGTGDAPITLLEVQPEGKRTMSGVEFVRGYRPHENELLGDGLA; from the coding sequence ATGCGTATCGTCTTTTTCGGAACGCCCGACGTGGCGGCGCAGAGTCTCTACGCACTGCTGGCGTCATCGCACGAGGTTGTAGGTGTCGTCACTCAGCCGGATCGTCCGCGAGGGCGCGGACGATCCGTGCAGCCTTCACCTGTGAAGGAGCTTGCGACGCAGTCGGGCCTTCCGGTCCTGCAGCCGGGCCGTCCGGCGGAGCCGGGGTTCGCCGACATACTCGCGGCTTTGGCGCCGGACGCGCTGGCCGTCGTGGCTTACGGACACATCTTGCCTCCCGGAATCCTGCGGATTGCGCCTGCTGTGAATGTTCACTTCTCTTTGCTGCCCCATTACCGAGGGGCCGCTCCGGTACAGCGGGCATTGATGGACGGTGCGACCGAGACGGGCGTTTCGGTATTCCTGCTTGAGCCGACGGTGGATACCGGCCCCGTGTTGCTTCGCGAGGAGATCTCCATCGAGCCGGAGGCGACGGCAGGGGATGTGCTTGCGCTGCTTGCGCCGATCGGCGCTGCGCTGCTCGTGCGCGCGCTCGATGCCTTGGAATCCGGGACCGCCGCTCCTGTGGAGCAGAGCGACATGCAGGCGACTCCGGCGCGCAAGATCTCAACGAAAGACGCGAAGATCGAGTGGGCTGCGTCGGCCGAGGGCATCGTCAACCTCGTCCGCGGGCTCAATCCGCGGCCGGGCGCGTTTACAACATTCCGCGGGCGAAGGCTCGGTATCTGGCGCGCGCGCGCCTGTGCGACCCCGATCGGTCTCGCCGCAGGCGTAATCGCCGCCGGGTCCGATCTGATCGTTGGAACCGGCGACGCACCGATCACATTGCTGGAGGTCCAGCCGGAGGGAAAGCGGACGATGTCGGGAGTTGAGTTCGTCCGCGGCTATCGTCCTCACGAGAACGAACTCCTGGGCGACGGCCTCGCGTGA
- the def gene encoding peptide deformylase, translating to MAILPILTVGDPVLRSKAKSVESFDAALATLAADMHETMAAAPGVGLAAPQVGRPIRMFTFDSGERNGTLVNPEIVCFSDETEEGEEGCLSVPGMYFPVVRALCVRVRAQDLIGVEVEHDAEGLLARIFQHEIDHLDGILFIDRLAPELRREAMRHLRDQDFGMTAPPRSARAL from the coding sequence GTGGCGATCCTGCCCATCTTGACGGTTGGAGACCCGGTGCTTCGTTCGAAGGCGAAGTCCGTCGAGTCCTTCGACGCCGCGCTGGCGACCCTAGCCGCAGACATGCACGAAACGATGGCGGCGGCCCCGGGAGTCGGACTCGCTGCACCACAGGTAGGCAGACCGATCCGCATGTTTACCTTTGACTCCGGGGAGCGCAACGGCACGCTGGTGAACCCCGAAATCGTATGCTTCTCCGACGAGACAGAGGAAGGCGAGGAAGGCTGCCTTTCGGTCCCGGGTATGTACTTCCCCGTCGTGCGGGCGCTGTGTGTTCGGGTCCGCGCTCAAGACCTGATCGGCGTTGAGGTCGAGCACGATGCCGAGGGTCTACTGGCGCGCATATTTCAGCACGAGATCGATCATCTCGACGGGATCTTGTTCATCGATCGGCTCGCCCCCGAGTTGCGCCGTGAGGCGATGCGGCATCTGAGAGATCAAGACTTTGGGATGACCGCGCCGCCGCGCTCTGCGCGCGCGCTGTAG
- the infC gene encoding translation initiation factor IF-3 produces the protein MNDRIRASEVRLVGPDGSQVGILALPDALRIARELDLDLVEVAPQARPPVCRLLDYGKFRYEMAVKAKDAKRKQSSTVLKEMKMRPKIDIHDYNTKKGHIERFLAGGHKVKVTIMFRGREMAHTELGGKILTRLAEDLAELAHVETPSKLDGRNMTTVLSPNKRVAKPADKGEKKDGEH, from the coding sequence GTGAACGATCGCATCCGGGCCTCTGAGGTGCGGTTGGTGGGTCCGGATGGGAGCCAGGTCGGGATTCTCGCCCTGCCGGATGCGCTGAGGATCGCGCGTGAGTTGGACCTCGATTTGGTTGAGGTGGCTCCGCAGGCACGGCCTCCGGTATGCCGCCTTTTGGACTACGGCAAGTTCCGCTACGAGATGGCGGTGAAGGCCAAGGACGCAAAGCGCAAGCAGTCGTCCACGGTCCTCAAAGAGATGAAGATGCGGCCGAAGATCGACATCCACGACTACAACACGAAGAAGGGCCACATAGAGCGCTTCCTAGCGGGTGGGCACAAGGTAAAGGTCACCATCATGTTCCGGGGTAGAGAGATGGCCCACACCGAACTCGGAGGGAAGATCTTGACGCGGCTCGCGGAAGACTTGGCAGAGCTTGCGCACGTCGAGACGCCGTCGAAGCTTGACGGGCGGAACATGACGACGGTGCTGTCGCCGAACAAGCGTGTGGCCAAACCGGCCGACAAGGGCGAGAAGAAAGACGGAGAACACTGA
- a CDS encoding cold shock domain-containing protein yields the protein MAEGTVKWFSNEKGFGFISRPDGDDVFVHHSAISMEGYRSLAEGQRVEFDVVDGPKGQQAANVRAI from the coding sequence GTGGCAGAAGGTACGGTCAAGTGGTTCAGCAACGAGAAGGGCTTCGGCTTTATCTCGCGCCCAGACGGGGATGACGTTTTCGTGCATCACAGCGCCATCAGCATGGAGGGCTACCGCTCCCTGGCGGAAGGGCAGCGCGTCGAGTTTGACGTCGTCGATGGACCGAAGGGGCAGCAGGCCGCCAACGTCCGCGCGATCTGA